The genomic DNA GATATCCGCGACGAGGTCGAGTTGCCCCTCGTCGAGTACCCGGTTCGTCACGTTGTACAGCGCCTCCAGCGTCTCGATTTCTGCTTCGAGTTCCCTGAGCTCCGCCTGTTTTCGCTCGACTGTCTCTGCGTGGTCGGGTGACGCTGGGACCGTCAGGTCCGCCAGCTCTGTCTCCGTGTCCTCGATCTGTGACTCCAGCGATTCGATTTTCCGTTCGAGCCGATTGACTCGCTGGTTGACCTGTTCGCGCTCGCGTCGGGCCCGTGTGAGTTCCTCGCGACGTTCCGCCTGTTCACTGGAGTCGGCGGTGTCGCCGTCGAGCTCGTCTAAATCCGCCCGCAACTCCGATAGCTCGGCCTCGAGACGACTGATGGCCGCTGTTTTCTCCGACAGTTCCGTGGCCGCCGTCTGTGCACTGTCGAGCTCGGATTCGACCGTCTCCCGTTCTGCTTTGAGCGCCGCAATCTGGCCGTCGATATCCTCTCGCTTCAGGGGCTCTATGAGGTGCGGCGTGAGGTCGGCCCCCTCACGGACCGCCGTTCGGACTTCGTTGCGTTCGTCGAGAAACGCGAACAACTCCGCAGCCTTCTGTCGCTGTTCGTCGGCGAGGTACGGCTGTCCGTGTGCTGTGACCGTCGTGCCGTTTCGCTCGAGACGACGCTCGTATTCCTGCTCCGAGTCGGGCTCGGAGAGTCGAACGTGGCCCTCCGTCGCACCGTCGGTGAGCGTCGTCGGCGTTATCGACCCGCCCATGACCGTCCTGAGTGCCGTCAGCAGGGAGGTCTTTCCCTGCCAGTTGCTCGCCTGTACGGCGTTGACACCGGGCTTGACCGTCGGTGCCCCATCACGAATCCCAGCGATATTCGAGATTTCGAGGTTCCACATTGTTACGCGAATGGGACGGCCGATACTTAAATTAGTCGCCGCTGCGCAGTCCTCGACCGACTCAGACCGTGTCGTCCCTGTGGTCCGCACACACGTACCCCTGCGCGTACGCTTTTTCCACGGTGACACGGGTCGGACAGTGCGGGCAGGAGAGGGAGGCCCCGACCTGCAGTTCGGCCTCGCTGACGCCGACGATCTCGTCTTTGTTTCCGAGTGACTGGAGCGCGGATTCCAGGTGGTCCCGGTACGCTCGGGTCGCGACGCGAATCCGGTCGATCTCCCAGTCCGACGACGAAACGGGCGTGTCCTTGTTCGCGTCGAGACACCCCTTCAGGTGCCGGGATAGTGTGCTTTTGCCGATAAAGTCCTTCGCCACGGCGTCGCCATCGATACCGTCCTCACTCAGTTCCGAGAGCAGCTCCGCTCGCTCGTATGCCGGGATATCGTTACCACGAAGCGCCTCGTAGTCCGCATCGAGGCGAACGCTCGAATCGGCCCGGCCGTTGATACGGTAGACCGACCGGAGCACGCGCTTGTTGAACCACTCCGAGAGTGTCCGGACACCGACGGGGTCGTTTCCGCCCTCGCCCTTCCACCTCTCGAGGAGATACGTATCCAGGTCACCACTCACGCGACTCGGTGGACGGATATCATGCGTGTCACGGACTCGGTCGACTTTACAACAGTGCTCTGAAGCCATCGATGGGAACAGTTCTCGGTCGGTTTTTCTAAACGTTATGGTTCGGGTGACACGTCCTTCGGACGGACGATTTCTGGGACGGATATAGTGGTGTCCCAATGTAGCAGTGTTTGGGACGGACATGGTGGTGTCCCAAATCTCCGAAGCGACCACTCTCACGGACGTACTGACGAGACAGTTGCCGATATCAGGACCGCCACAGCGACGGTCGGAGGACCCACCGAATTCGGGTGCGGTACATCCTTCTGGTGTGGAACTGCTACAGCTCGACCGTGCCCTACTCGTCCCGCGGGACCGGGAACGAACGGTCGTGTTTAGATGATCATCGAAACTGACGCGGGCGAACTTCTCCGTCGTTCGGCCCAGAAACCGGTCGTTTCAGTGGACACGACGACTGGAACGACGTGGATCCGGTCGAGCGCGAGCGGACCCGAGCGCCGAAGCTCGGTATTCAGGCTCACGTGGCAAAAACATCATTTTCAAAGATAACCACATTATATGATATTTCTGGCGTTAGCTGCGCTCGAATAGCTGGCCCCGACCGGATTCAGACGCCCGAGTTACCGACCGTTACCGCCAAAGCTCCGACTCAGAGCGCGGTCGCCGACGCGGTGATCCGAATCGACGACCCGTGGTTCTGGCCGTGTGCGGCTGGGAACCTATGGACGAACGAAGACCGCATGTACGGCTGTTTCCGACTAATGCGATCGCTCTCATAGAACCCTTTCAGGAAGAACCCCCACGGACACACGGTGTCGAAACTGGCGTCTTTCTCGTAGACGGCAGAAAAATTGCCGCGGTACGCTGCAACGAGCCGGACCTCGATTTCGGACCGAACTAACTGAAATCGGAACGCTCCCGAATATATTTGAGAAAAAATATAATCCAGAAAGTACAACTTTCCGTACTGGTACCGGCGACGTCGGGCCGAGCACAGCTGAAAACTGCTGTGGCAGTCCCGCCCGGAGCTGGTAGCCGCTCGCCCTGACTGCCGTTTCGTCGCCGGCTGTGTCGACGGCTGGGGTTCGCTCCCGAATCAAGAAAGGTTGGCTTGCTACGCTCTGTGGACATTTTGTGACCTCTCGGGGGACCGAGAGCGAGCAGTGAGCGGGAGCCACCAACGCCGGTCTCAGACCGCTACCGACACGAGTGGCGCTGGAAGGACGAAAACGAGGGCCCCGACTATGCGAGCCCGCCTGATGACGCAGAAGACAGCGATAGCTCGGGATACTGGGCAGCTAGTACACTGGTTTAGAAGTATCCCAGGTCCGAAAGCCGTTCCTGGACCGTCGAACTGTCCTCGATTTCGTTCGTCTGTTCGACGAGGCTCTGCAGCGGGTCGCGATATGTGGGCTCGTCACGGGCGGTGTTTGCTTCGGTAATCGGTGTCCCTTCGAAACTGGTCGGAACATCTAGGCCCATGGCATACAGCACCGTCGGCGCGATATCGAGGATACTAGTGGGGGCTAGTCCCCCTGCTGACTCGACATTCGGGCCTACAGCGGCGAACACCCCGTCCCGCCGGTTTTCAGCCTCCCATCGACGTGGCGTCCCGAACACGGACTCGGAACCGACAGCGTCGGAGGTGTGGATTCCGGGCCCCTGCTCGAAGACGATATCCGGCCGATATCGAGGCGTCCCGTTCGGATACAGCTCTTCTCCCCGGTGGATTTCCGGCGCTACAGGGACACTGTCGGGGGTCTGTAACTGCGACAATTCCTCGATGATGGTCTGTCTCGTCTCGGCGTAGGCTCTCGAATCCGGCGGCTCCAGTACGTACACGACACCCTGGCCGCTGGCGATCGCGTTACTCGCCGCTAGATTCACGCTCTCGAACTTCGATTGTCGCGTCGCGCCCTCTTTGGTCGGAACGCGGTCGACGATATCCGCCGGAACCAGATTTTTGACGACTCGTTCGAGATTCAACGCTCCGAGTACCGTCGTCGCTTTTTCCTGTGTGACTCCCAAGCGGTCGAGATACCCGACGTACGAACTCCCGGTCGTCAGGTATCCTCGCTCGTTGAGCCAGCTGTTGATGTGAAATTCGGTGTCGATATCCGCACACCCGTGGTCGCTCATGAGAAAGAGCGTCTCGGTGGACTCCCGGAAGGTCCCGACCCAGTCGTCGATGAGCTGCCACGCCTGCTTCGTCGGAACACCCGACCCGTGGAAGTGCTGGATATTGTTCAGATAAAACAGCGTGAGATGGACGAAATCCGGGTCGTGTGTTTCGATCAGATGCTGTGCTACCTCACATCGCGTTTCGAGTAACGACAGCGCCTTCTCGATACCACCGCGGGCTTCACCGTTGATTACTTTTGCCGGCCGAACTCGGTAATCGAACTCGGCTTCTAGCTCGGACTGGTACGCTCGGGGAACTGTGTAATCCGTGTTTTGGGCCTGGGGCCCGCCTGCGATCATGTGCCCGTCGACTGACCGTGGAGGGAACGACATGGGGAGGTTGATAATATCCGTTGTCAATCCCTCGTCGTTGAGATAATCCCATAATTCAGGTTCGGTAAACGATGTGGAATCAGGAATTGTGACGGAGTTCGTTTCTCGGTCGAAGAGGTCCCACCAGTACACGTCGTGCGTTCCGGGCGATTTGGAGGACGCGTAGCACTTCCAGTTCGGGCACGTCACTGGTGGCAACACGCTGTTCGAGACGCTGTAGATCCCCTCCTCGCATATGGCACGGATATTCGGGAGCAGTCCCTGCCGGAGCCACGGGTCGATACGGTCCCAGTCACCACCATCTAAACCGAGCACGAGCGTTGTCACACTCCGAGAGGAGACCGGAAGACTGTATTGTAATTATTGGAGTATCGACTGTTTTGACTGCGTCCCCTCCCTCGGGAAAATATAACTTGAATCTACCCACTGAGCGGATGTCTCCGGTCGATCTACCGGCTGACAGTAAGGGCGGCACGTTGTCCTCCAGTGGTATCGCTTACACGTGTCGCTCGCCCCATACAATCAGTACTTTCACGATATTGGTGTCGCTTGCCCGGCTATCAGTCGACGCTCCGCGATATTTTGCGACCGGACTCTCTGATATTATAGCAACGGACTATCCGATCTCTCTGTTATCGCTCGGGTTCGGGCAGTACGGTCGTGTATCCAGCCAGCCACGAACTGCTGGGACCGGGTACCAGTGTCCCTACCAGTCGACCAGCGCTCATCCACCCGTACAGTGCCATGGCACCTGCGAGCATAAGGAACGCAGAGACGACGGTCTGTAGGTTCAGATTGCCGATCTGGGTCACGAACCGTACAAGTACCGAGACAGATGAGGACCCTACTCGCGACCCGGATAAGGGTTTCACTGTCGGTGCGTCCGAGCCCGACAGAGTCAACTTTCGTGTCCCGATCACTCTCGCTGTCATGCACACCCCTCCGACAGCCGGGGGATGGAACGAACCCGTCTTCGGTCCGGTTTCCCCATCGTGAGCCGGGGACCTCACCGGTTCGTTACCCACAGTGGTGCGGCTTTGTTGGTGAAGCGAGACGGCGTCTCGAACCCCGCTACTACCTAAAACACGCGCGGTGAGAGCACCTACTTTAGGCGCAGAACGCCATCAGGTATCTTGCGAGTTCAAACCAGCTACCCCGACCGTGTTCCACAACATCGTCTCGCCTCCCGGGTTTTGCCTGCCGCTTTCGTCTCCGTCCGAGGCACCTGCCCCTCGCATCTCTTCAGTCGTCTCGATGGCGATTTCGAGGGCCTCGTTCAACCGCGCTCGGCTCTGTTCGAGTTCGTGCACCAGTGCGTCTAACTCCGTCTCGGCGATTTCAGACGCGTCCGACCGGTTCTCCGTTACCGCCGTTCGTAGCGCCGCGAGATGGCTATGCGCTTCGTTCAATCGAACTCCAGTAGACCCCAGCGCTCTGTGTATTTCTGCGGGTACTTTCGGGTCGATGTCGTCTGCCGACCCTGCTTCTCGGTCAGTACCACGGTACGGATCCGTCATTGTTTGAGTGTCGCTAACGCTTCGCGGACGATTCGAGCGGGCATTCCCGTGTCCGTGCTAATCGTACCGGCGTCAGCGACCGAGATGTCCTCCGGGAACCGCTCGTTCAGTCGCGCCCAGTTCTTCACGGCCACCTCCGGTGTCTCCGTGTAGTAGATTTTCCGTCCGTCGGGATACCGTCCGAGTTCGCCCTCCTCGGCCAGTGCCTTGAGCTGTTCGCTCACCCACGAGCGGTACTGCGCGGAGCGGTACTGCTGTCTGAACCCCGCGTTCTCGGCCCCGACGGTGTCTACGATCTCGTCGATCGATCTGGGTTCCGATAGCTCACCGCTGAGTGCATCCCTGAGGTCCTGTTGTGCCGACGATAGCGCGCCGGAGTCCCGATTGACGATCATCCCATCGTCGCCGTCCTCCTCTTCGAGGAACCCGTATTCAGTCAGCGTCTGGCGCAGCAACTCGGGACTCTCGCCGACCATCTCGTTGAGCGCCTGTATATCCTCGTCCTCTAGCTGTTCGAGTATCTCGTTAACCTGGGACCGTGCGTTGGTTGGACTCATCGTTGATCTCCTCTGTTTACCGTGACCGTTTGTTGTTCGTCGAACCCACGCCCGAACACCCCAAGCCGGTGTCTGTATCGCTCGCCAACCCACTCTAAGACATCGTCCGTGACTGACGGGTCCTGTCGCTGTTCGGGCCCGGGACTCTCTCCGTGTTCTTCGAGCCCGTGAATCCCGTGAAAGAACTCGAAGTCGTCGGTTCCGAACGCGTCGACGAACGCACTTTCGACGGCTGGCGCGCTCTGTTTGTCCTGGTGACTCGCCGACACGGAGCCGCTGGGATGCGTGTGAAAGCGCGCCACGAGTCCCGGCGTGTTCCCCGCCGGATACAGGCTTGCGACCTTCTCCGCCATCCTCGTCGGATTGAACTCCAGGCTCGTCCGGGTCACGGACCCGTAGAACGCCGGGTTCTCCAGACCGATCAGGTCCGTCGGCTGCGTTCGTGTCGGCCCCGTCAGCACGTACATCGTTTCGACCAACCGTCCCTGCCCGTCTTTACCGCGACTCTCCAGCTTCTGCAGGAAGTCCCTGTTCGCCGGGACCACGAACGAGCCGGCCGGACGGGTGTCCGGCTCTACTGCCGTCGTGTCGTCTTCGATCGACGGTTGGTCCGGACTCGTCGCCGCTCTCACGCCGGCGGCTGCATCCCCATCGCTGTCGTCGTCGCCCACCGAAATCGTGTGGACACGGAGACCGCCGACCGTCGTCGACGTACCCGGCTCCAGCTCGGACGTCGATATCTCGGTCACATCGAGGTTCTTCCGGTTCGACGTGATCGTCATATCGCCTACCTGCTCTTTCGTCGCTGGTTCGTCGTCATCGTCGTCTCCGAAAAATGGTAACCAAGACATTGTTCCGGTCTCAGGAGGAGAACGCGATGATATCTCGGCCCTTCCAGGCCAGAACGAGGCCGATGAGGCCGATCGAGACGACGGCCAGAACCGTCACGAGGTTCTCCGCGATCGCCTCTATGATTCCCGGACCGTCCCCGCCCGTCTCGGTGGTGGAGCCGGGCTCTTGCACCTCGAAGTCCTGGCGGACACCGGAAATCTGCCGGGAGTCCTCGCGGTCGCCCTGGTACCAGATTTCGTAGTCTGCCACGACGGTCACGTCGTCTCCGACGTTCGCCCCATTTGCGGCGATCTCCGCGTCGATGCTCCGGATTTCGCCCGAGGCAAGGGTGAACTCAGTCGCTAGGATGTCCGTCGCCGACTGGTCCCACGCTGAACCGCCCTCGAACTGGAACCCCGACTGCGCGAAGGAGTACTGGAGGTCGACGACGACCGTACAGTCCTCGGGGACGTTCTCGCTCACGCGGAAGTTCGCTTCGATGAGGCCGGCGTTGTCTGCCGTGATGATGTTCTGCGGGGAGGTGATGGAGGTGCGGGCCATCGTCGGCGAACCGTC from Halomicroarcula saliterrae includes the following:
- the rdfA gene encoding rod-determining factor RdfA; translated protein: MSVPNTATLGHHYIRPRNRPSEGRVTRTITFRKTDRELFPSMASEHCCKVDRVRDTHDIRPPSRVSGDLDTYLLERWKGEGGNDPVGVRTLSEWFNKRVLRSVYRINGRADSSVRLDADYEALRGNDIPAYERAELLSELSEDGIDGDAVAKDFIGKSTLSRHLKGCLDANKDTPVSSSDWEIDRIRVATRAYRDHLESALQSLGNKDEIVGVSEAELQVGASLSCPHCPTRVTVEKAYAQGYVCADHRDDTV
- a CDS encoding alkaline phosphatase family protein; this encodes MTTLVLGLDGGDWDRIDPWLRQGLLPNIRAICEEGIYSVSNSVLPPVTCPNWKCYASSKSPGTHDVYWWDLFDRETNSVTIPDSTSFTEPELWDYLNDEGLTTDIINLPMSFPPRSVDGHMIAGGPQAQNTDYTVPRAYQSELEAEFDYRVRPAKVINGEARGGIEKALSLLETRCEVAQHLIETHDPDFVHLTLFYLNNIQHFHGSGVPTKQAWQLIDDWVGTFRESTETLFLMSDHGCADIDTEFHINSWLNERGYLTTGSSYVGYLDRLGVTQEKATTVLGALNLERVVKNLVPADIVDRVPTKEGATRQSKFESVNLAASNAIASGQGVVYVLEPPDSRAYAETRQTIIEELSQLQTPDSVPVAPEIHRGEELYPNGTPRYRPDIVFEQGPGIHTSDAVGSESVFGTPRRWEAENRRDGVFAAVGPNVESAGGLAPTSILDIAPTVLYAMGLDVPTSFEGTPITEANTARDEPTYRDPLQSLVEQTNEIEDSSTVQERLSDLGYF